One Acinetobacter pullicarnis genomic region harbors:
- the gdhA gene encoding NADP-specific glutamate dehydrogenase, with protein MTDFVSPSAEDSALKYTSLNDFLNYVKARDPNQPEFLQAVEEVMTSIWPFIEKNPEYADHGLLERLVEPERAFQFRVSWVDDQGQTHVNRAFRIQYNSAIGPYKGGMRFHPSVNLSILKFLGFEQTFKNALTTLPMGGGKGGSDFNPKGKSEGEIMRFCQSLMLELYRHLGSNTDIPAGDIGVGGREVGYMAGMMKKLSNDTSCVFTGKGMSFGGSLARPEATGFGTVYFAEEMLKTRSESFNGKVVAISGSGNVAQFAAEKAIFLGAKVVSLSDSNGTVYVKDGFTDELLLEVMDLKNVQRGRISEFASKHGFEYLEGQRPWSIPCDIALPCATQNELNGDDAAQLIANGVLCVAEGANMPSTLDAVENFVEAKILYAPGKASNAGGVATSGLEMSQNAIRLGWTFEEVDERLHAIMKEIHRNCVKFGTQADGTINYVDGANIAGFVKVADAMIAQGVY; from the coding sequence ATGACCGATTTTGTGTCACCTTCTGCTGAGGATAGTGCGTTGAAATATACTAGCTTAAATGACTTTTTAAATTACGTAAAAGCAAGAGACCCGAATCAACCTGAGTTTTTACAAGCGGTTGAAGAGGTAATGACCAGTATCTGGCCGTTTATTGAAAAGAATCCAGAGTATGCTGACCATGGATTGCTTGAACGTCTCGTTGAGCCTGAACGCGCTTTTCAATTTAGAGTGTCATGGGTCGATGACCAAGGGCAAACGCATGTGAATCGTGCTTTCCGTATCCAGTACAATTCTGCAATCGGACCTTATAAGGGTGGAATGCGTTTCCATCCTTCGGTTAATTTATCAATTTTGAAATTTTTGGGTTTTGAACAAACCTTCAAAAATGCCTTAACCACATTGCCTATGGGTGGCGGTAAAGGTGGATCAGATTTTAATCCTAAAGGTAAATCTGAAGGCGAAATTATGCGTTTCTGCCAATCCTTAATGCTTGAGCTTTATCGTCATTTAGGTTCAAACACCGATATTCCTGCGGGCGATATTGGTGTCGGTGGCCGTGAAGTTGGTTATATGGCTGGGATGATGAAAAAACTCAGCAACGATACTTCATGTGTATTCACAGGCAAAGGGATGTCTTTTGGTGGATCGCTTGCGCGCCCTGAAGCAACTGGCTTTGGTACTGTATATTTTGCTGAAGAAATGCTAAAAACCCGTAGTGAAAGCTTTAATGGCAAAGTTGTTGCGATCTCTGGTTCGGGTAATGTGGCACAGTTCGCTGCTGAAAAAGCAATTTTCTTAGGTGCTAAAGTAGTTTCACTTTCAGATTCAAACGGAACTGTGTATGTGAAAGATGGCTTTACTGATGAATTATTGCTTGAAGTAATGGACTTGAAAAATGTTCAACGTGGCCGTATTTCAGAATTTGCATCTAAACATGGATTCGAATACCTAGAAGGGCAACGTCCTTGGAGTATTCCATGTGATATCGCATTACCATGTGCAACACAAAATGAGTTGAATGGCGATGATGCTGCGCAATTGATTGCAAACGGTGTGCTCTGTGTTGCTGAAGGTGCCAATATGCCTTCAACCCTAGATGCTGTTGAAAATTTTGTAGAAGCTAAAATTTTGTATGCACCAGGTAAAGCATCAAATGCCGGTGGTGTTGCGACTTCTGGCTTGGAAATGTCACAAAATGCGATTCGTCTCGGTTGGACATTTGAAGAAGTTGATGAGCGTTTGCATGCGATCATGAAAGAAATTCACCGTAACTGTGTGAAATTTGGTACACAAGCAGACGGCACAATTAATTATGTTGATGGTGCAAATATTGCTGGTTTCGTGAAAGTTGCGGATGCGATGATTGCGCAAGGCGTTTACTAA
- a CDS encoding DUF4377 domain-containing protein: MKMKFLAIALLPFALAACQSSDVQMVKDTVVNVIQQQNADQVLTDYQWSYQPAETQTPIVLTFAKQDQRLSIATGCNTQGTTWNLDKGQLVTGNLMSTMKACSPELMNQEKLSSSIFEKRNIAFSLNTTEAENPTLTVSNAKGEKFVFQGKMTPEAQYQTQAEIIFLEIAPETKPCTGVAPQTCLQVREVKYDEKGLKTQVDKDWTYFYSGIEGYNHVPKQRQIVRVKRYEIKNPAADQSKYAYVQDMIVESEIVK, from the coding sequence ATGAAAATGAAATTCTTAGCAATTGCACTTCTTCCTTTTGCTTTAGCAGCATGTCAATCAAGCGATGTTCAAATGGTGAAGGATACCGTGGTTAATGTAATCCAACAGCAAAATGCAGATCAAGTGTTGACAGACTACCAATGGTCTTATCAGCCTGCAGAGACTCAAACCCCAATCGTCTTGACCTTTGCTAAGCAAGATCAACGATTAAGCATTGCAACGGGTTGTAACACTCAAGGCACCACCTGGAACCTCGATAAAGGTCAACTTGTGACTGGAAACTTGATGTCAACTATGAAGGCTTGTAGCCCAGAGTTGATGAACCAAGAAAAACTTTCAAGCTCAATTTTCGAAAAACGTAATATCGCGTTTAGCCTCAATACCACCGAAGCAGAAAATCCGACTTTAACGGTATCGAATGCCAAAGGTGAAAAATTTGTATTTCAAGGTAAAATGACACCTGAAGCACAATACCAAACACAAGCTGAAATCATTTTCTTAGAAATTGCACCAGAAACAAAACCATGTACAGGTGTTGCACCACAAACCTGTTTACAGGTTCGTGAAGTTAAATATGATGAAAAGGGTCTAAAAACTCAGGTTGATAAAGACTGGACTTATTTCTACTCAGGCATTGAAGGTTATAACCATGTGCCAAAACAGCGTCAAATTGTTCGAGTGAAACGCTATGAAATTAAAAACCCAGCAGCAGATCAATCTAAATATGCCTATGTACAAGATATGATTGTTGAAAGTGAAATTGTAAAATAA
- a CDS encoding 5-formyltetrahydrofolate cyclo-ligase, with translation MSDHPISLASQRKQLRQQRRKLTVFQQKQAERACLSQLIRFRAFQQAQHIGLYLDAFGEIRTQQIISYCLKHKKKIYLPKICSMNQRLLWHPISLHQYQAQRFSRHKLGMLEPMQHRGIAVSKLDLLIMPLLACDSVGMRLGMGGGFYDRTLATAPQKPFRLGLAHDFQFFPEVFQAQRWDQALDALLCPSKIRSFKRHLRSTQCL, from the coding sequence ATGTCAGACCACCCTATTTCGCTCGCTTCACAGCGTAAGCAACTTCGACAGCAACGTCGAAAGCTAACGGTTTTTCAACAAAAACAAGCTGAACGCGCCTGCCTTAGCCAACTGATTCGCTTCCGAGCATTTCAGCAAGCGCAACATATTGGACTGTACTTAGATGCTTTTGGTGAGATTCGAACTCAGCAAATCATCAGCTACTGTTTAAAACATAAGAAAAAAATCTATTTACCTAAAATTTGCTCAATGAACCAACGCTTACTTTGGCATCCCATCAGCTTGCATCAATATCAAGCTCAACGCTTTTCACGACATAAGCTCGGCATGCTAGAACCAATGCAGCATCGGGGAATTGCTGTTTCGAAACTTGATCTACTGATTATGCCGTTATTGGCTTGTGATTCAGTGGGAATGCGTCTTGGCATGGGCGGTGGTTTTTATGACCGTACTCTGGCAACGGCTCCCCAAAAACCATTCCGTTTAGGGCTGGCCCATGACTTTCAATTTTTTCCCGAAGTCTTTCAGGCACAGCGTTGGGATCAAGCATTAGATGCACTACTCTGTCCCTCCAAAATACGTTCATTTAAACGCCACTTACGCTCTACCCAATGTCTTTAG
- the adk gene encoding adenylate kinase, with amino-acid sequence MRIILLGPPGAGKGTQAQLICKRYDIPQISTGDMLRAAIREGSELGLKAKAVMESGGLVSDELIIGLVKERITQPDCVNGCIFDGFPRTIPQAEALENVGINIDHVIEIAVADEEIVQRLSGRRQHPASGRIYHTIYNPPKVEGKDDETGEDLVQRPDDLEETIRKRLVSYHTETEQLVGFYQGRAATSADAPKYNKLDGLRPIEDVQKELFSILG; translated from the coding sequence ATGCGCATTATTTTACTCGGACCACCTGGGGCAGGCAAAGGTACTCAGGCTCAGTTGATCTGTAAGCGCTACGATATCCCCCAAATTTCAACAGGTGATATGCTTCGTGCTGCAATTCGTGAAGGTAGTGAATTGGGTTTGAAAGCAAAAGCTGTGATGGAATCAGGTGGTTTAGTTTCTGATGAATTGATTATTGGTTTGGTCAAAGAACGCATAACTCAACCTGATTGTGTGAATGGCTGTATCTTTGATGGTTTCCCACGCACCATTCCTCAAGCGGAAGCTTTAGAAAATGTTGGGATTAATATCGACCATGTAATTGAAATTGCAGTGGCAGATGAAGAGATTGTGCAACGCCTTTCAGGTCGTCGTCAACATCCAGCATCTGGTCGTATTTATCATACGATCTATAATCCACCAAAAGTGGAAGGCAAAGATGATGAAACTGGTGAAGATTTGGTTCAACGCCCAGACGATCTTGAAGAAACGATTCGTAAACGTTTAGTTTCTTATCATACTGAAACTGAGCAATTGGTTGGTTTTTATCAAGGTCGTGCAGCAACCTCTGCTGACGCACCAAAATATAATAAACTTGATGGTTTACGCCCAATTGAAGACGTTCAAAAAGAACTTTTTTCAATACTTGGCTAA
- the rlmH gene encoding 23S rRNA (pseudouridine(1915)-N(3))-methyltransferase RlmH yields MKIRILTIGQKMPNWVITGVEDYLKRIQPFVQTQIIELPMAKRGKNDSEADILKYCQIEGETILSAVKPNEILIALEVGGREFSTEKLADTMKDWMLEGRDIVLAIGGPDGHSQAVRQAAAWHWSLSKLTLPHPLVRVMLIEQLYRAMTINHNHPYHRAG; encoded by the coding sequence ATGAAAATTCGTATTTTAACCATTGGGCAAAAAATGCCAAACTGGGTTATCACTGGTGTTGAAGATTATTTAAAACGTATTCAACCTTTTGTACAAACTCAAATCATCGAACTTCCAATGGCAAAACGCGGAAAAAATGATTCAGAAGCTGATATCTTAAAGTATTGCCAAATCGAAGGTGAAACCATTTTAAGCGCAGTCAAGCCGAATGAAATTCTGATTGCCCTAGAGGTAGGTGGTCGCGAATTCAGCACAGAAAAACTAGCTGATACGATGAAAGATTGGATGCTTGAGGGTCGTGATATTGTCTTGGCAATTGGTGGCCCTGATGGGCACAGTCAAGCAGTTCGCCAAGCGGCTGCATGGCATTGGTCGCTCTCTAAACTGACCCTGCCACATCCCTTGGTACGCGTCATGTTGATTGAACAACTCTATAGAGCAATGACCATTAATCATAATCATCCCTATCATCGCGCAGGTTAA
- the lon gene encoding endopeptidase La: protein MSEIIMNEKALEPQVPSVLPLLALRDVVVYPHMQIALFVGREKSIKAVDVARNSDNLVFVVAQKDSLTEEIDHDNLYQYGTIAKIVQVVNHENDENCIKVLIEGLYRAKLEKIIDENDYLTAEHELSPMVVTIDQETQNTRIQELRALFAQYAEAKLRNARELIAAANKIEDVLQLLFFVATRVPLNIDIKQKFLEHNAFEAHLQELMTYLLQQSEEQQIEQTLHDSVKRQMEKNQREYFLNEKMKVIQRELSDMNGGAEDDVAEIEKRLQEADLPEHVRKKAEAEFRKLKAMQPASSEAAVVRNYIEAILDTPWNTASKVSINLPKAQEILDADHYGLDEVKQRIVEYLAVQSRVKKLRGPILCLVGPPGVGKTSLGESIAKATGREFVRMALGGVRDEAEIRGHRRTYIGAMPGKIVQSLTKVGVKNPLFLLDEIDKMAQDYRGDPASALLEVLDPSQNNKFNDHYLDLDLDLSEVMFICTANSMNIPEALLDRMEVIRLPGYTEDEKVNIADRYLVPKSIKNNGLKAKELTVHEEAIRDIVRRYTREAGVRSLERELSKIARKVVKEAVSKKAKNLQVDVTSENLPEYLGVHKFDFGMAEDEAQVGRVNGLAWTSVGGELLTIEAATMKGKGTFITTGSLGDVMQESIKAAMTVVRTRADELGIESERFAATDVHVHLPEGATPKDGPSAGLALTLALVSAFTGIPIRPDIAMTGETNLSGRAMRIGGLKEKLLAAHRGGIKLVFIPQENVRDLAEIPDNVKEGLEIKAVKSIDDILKVALIEQPKPLVKAPIVKAVGATKAARH, encoded by the coding sequence ATGTCTGAAATAATTATGAATGAAAAAGCCTTAGAGCCACAGGTTCCAAGCGTACTCCCACTCTTAGCGTTAAGAGATGTTGTTGTTTATCCGCATATGCAAATTGCGCTTTTTGTTGGTCGTGAAAAATCGATTAAAGCGGTTGATGTAGCGCGGAACAGCGATAACCTCGTCTTTGTCGTTGCTCAAAAAGATTCTTTAACTGAAGAGATTGACCACGACAACCTTTATCAATACGGAACCATTGCCAAGATTGTGCAAGTTGTAAATCATGAAAATGACGAAAATTGCATTAAAGTCTTAATTGAAGGTTTATATCGCGCCAAGTTGGAAAAAATCATTGATGAAAATGATTACCTAACGGCTGAGCATGAATTAAGCCCAATGGTTGTCACGATTGATCAAGAAACTCAGAATACCCGCATCCAAGAATTACGTGCTTTATTTGCACAATATGCTGAAGCGAAATTACGTAATGCACGTGAATTAATTGCTGCAGCCAATAAAATTGAAGATGTGCTGCAACTGCTGTTTTTTGTGGCGACTCGTGTGCCTTTGAACATTGATATTAAACAAAAGTTCTTAGAGCACAATGCGTTTGAAGCCCATTTACAAGAGCTAATGACGTATTTATTGCAACAGTCAGAAGAACAGCAAATTGAACAAACCTTGCATGATTCTGTTAAACGCCAAATGGAAAAAAATCAACGCGAATACTTTCTCAATGAAAAAATGAAAGTGATTCAACGTGAACTTTCTGACATGAATGGTGGTGCAGAAGATGACGTTGCAGAAATTGAAAAACGTCTGCAAGAAGCTGATTTGCCTGAGCATGTTCGAAAAAAAGCAGAAGCTGAATTCCGTAAACTTAAAGCAATGCAACCGGCTTCAAGTGAAGCTGCTGTGGTGCGTAACTATATAGAAGCTATTTTAGATACGCCATGGAATACCGCCAGTAAAGTCAGCATCAACTTGCCAAAAGCGCAAGAGATTTTAGATGCAGATCATTATGGTCTAGACGAAGTTAAACAACGTATTGTTGAATACCTTGCAGTGCAATCACGTGTGAAAAAGCTACGTGGACCGATTCTATGTTTGGTTGGTCCTCCTGGGGTGGGTAAAACCTCACTTGGGGAGTCTATTGCAAAAGCGACTGGACGCGAGTTTGTACGCATGGCCTTAGGCGGTGTGCGTGATGAAGCAGAGATTCGTGGTCACCGCCGTACCTATATTGGTGCGATGCCAGGTAAAATTGTGCAATCACTGACTAAAGTCGGTGTTAAGAATCCGCTGTTCTTGCTCGATGAAATTGACAAGATGGCACAGGATTATCGTGGCGATCCAGCTTCAGCTTTGCTTGAAGTACTTGATCCTTCACAAAACAATAAGTTCAACGATCATTACTTGGATCTTGATTTGGACTTATCAGAAGTCATGTTTATTTGTACTGCAAATAGCATGAATATTCCTGAAGCACTGCTTGACCGTATGGAAGTGATTCGTCTACCGGGTTATACCGAAGATGAAAAAGTCAATATTGCAGATCGTTACCTTGTGCCTAAATCCATTAAAAATAATGGTTTAAAAGCAAAAGAACTGACTGTGCATGAAGAAGCAATTCGTGACATCGTGCGTCGTTATACCCGTGAAGCCGGTGTACGTAGTTTAGAACGCGAACTGTCTAAAATTGCACGTAAAGTGGTAAAAGAAGCGGTCAGCAAAAAAGCCAAAAACTTGCAAGTTGATGTGACTTCAGAGAATCTTCCTGAATATCTTGGTGTGCATAAATTTGACTTCGGTATGGCTGAAGATGAAGCGCAAGTTGGCCGGGTGAATGGTTTGGCTTGGACATCTGTCGGTGGTGAACTACTCACGATTGAAGCAGCAACCATGAAAGGTAAAGGCACCTTCATTACCACCGGTTCTTTAGGTGATGTCATGCAAGAATCCATCAAAGCTGCAATGACCGTGGTTCGTACCCGTGCAGATGAGCTGGGTATTGAGTCTGAACGTTTTGCTGCAACAGATGTACACGTGCATTTACCAGAAGGTGCAACACCGAAAGATGGTCCTTCAGCTGGTTTGGCATTAACGTTGGCTTTGGTTTCTGCGTTTACAGGGATTCCAATTCGTCCAGATATTGCGATGACAGGTGAAACCAATCTCAGTGGCCGTGCAATGCGTATCGGTGGACTAAAAGAGAAACTACTTGCTGCACATCGTGGTGGGATTAAGTTGGTCTTTATTCCACAAGAAAACGTCCGTGACCTTGCTGAGATTCCAGACAATGTCAAAGAAGGCTTAGAAATTAAAGCCGTCAAGAGTATCGATGATATCTTGAAGGTTGCTTTAATCGAACAACCCAAACCATTGGTGAAAGCTCCAATTGTAAAAGCAGTTGGCGCAACCAAAGCGGCACGTCATTAA
- a CDS encoding RnfABCDGE type electron transport complex subunit B, whose translation MNLNITLIQQVDALLPQTQCGLCGHRDGCLPYAKAMVDGETANKCVPGGQPVADALAALLKRPILMAEPSVWPIQSDGRPQRMKAIIREDECIGCTKCISACPVDAIIGSGKLMHSILTDLCTGCELCIPPCPVDCIDLVPEAKALPTEAMQLLEQEDLRERYFAHIQREEKLNATRKGPVVRAAIDASLFAQFGENTPEAPALNIPLAVVPVAAPQDAQTTIALAKLRTQIKKLEKQLSVRPDPNKLQLLLDLQKQLTEIQGV comes from the coding sequence ATGAATTTAAACATTACACTTATCCAGCAAGTCGATGCGCTATTGCCTCAAACCCAATGCGGTTTGTGCGGTCATCGTGACGGATGCCTGCCTTATGCAAAAGCAATGGTCGACGGTGAGACTGCCAATAAATGTGTCCCAGGTGGTCAACCGGTTGCCGATGCGCTTGCTGCATTATTAAAGCGCCCGATCTTGATGGCAGAGCCGAGTGTTTGGCCGATCCAAAGCGATGGACGACCACAGCGCATGAAAGCCATCATTCGTGAAGATGAATGTATTGGCTGCACCAAATGTATCAGTGCCTGCCCGGTCGATGCGATTATTGGCAGTGGTAAGTTAATGCACAGTATTTTAACGGATCTGTGCACGGGCTGTGAATTATGCATTCCCCCTTGTCCAGTCGATTGCATTGATTTAGTTCCAGAAGCCAAAGCTCTTCCAACGGAAGCGATGCAATTGCTTGAGCAAGAAGATCTCCGTGAACGCTACTTTGCCCATATCCAGCGTGAAGAAAAACTTAACGCCACCCGCAAAGGTCCAGTCGTTCGTGCTGCCATCGATGCTTCACTGTTCGCACAATTTGGTGAAAATACCCCAGAAGCCCCAGCACTAAATATACCTCTAGCAGTTGTTCCCGTCGCAGCACCGCAAGATGCACAGACCACCATTGCCTTAGCCAAGCTCCGTACTCAAATCAAAAAACTAGAAAAACAACTCTCTGTTCGCCCAGACCCCAATAAACTGCAATTGCTGCTCGACTTACAAAAACAACTCACCGAAATACAAGGAGTTTGA
- a CDS encoding GntP family permease, producing the protein MWELGVILLSLGLLMYTAYKGFSVILMAPICALLAVFLINPENVLPFYSGVFMPKMVGFIKDYFLVFLLGAIFGKVVEMSGIAESIAKTIVNLIGSKNAMLTVVLLGAILTYSGVSLFVVVFAVYPFANQLFRQANIPKRLIPGTIALGAFTFTMDALPGTPQIQNVIPTTFFGTNIYAAPMLGIIGAIFILVAGLSYLEWRRRVAARNGDGYASGVTLTAAELQQLDAETDPTSNGSFARQFLAFVPLILVAVTNKYLSTAIKEWYPNGFDFNAIGLAAYSVDVAKTSAIWAVGLALMVGILTAILYDFRRVYNNFKEGVNASISGSLLAVMNTASEYGFGAIIAALPGFVIISQALGHTFTNPLVNGAVTTTVLAGVTGSASGGMSIALSAMAEQYNAAILTMGIPPEVMHRVVSMASGGMDTLPHNGAVITLLAVTGLTHKQSYKDIFAITLIKTMAVFIVIAAFTWFGIV; encoded by the coding sequence ATGTGGGAATTGGGTGTAATTTTACTCTCTCTTGGGCTGTTGATGTATACCGCCTACAAAGGGTTTTCTGTAATACTCATGGCACCAATTTGTGCTTTGTTAGCTGTATTTCTAATTAATCCAGAAAATGTTTTGCCCTTTTATTCAGGCGTATTTATGCCGAAGATGGTGGGGTTTATTAAAGATTACTTCTTGGTGTTTTTGCTGGGTGCAATCTTTGGTAAAGTCGTTGAAATGTCAGGGATTGCTGAATCGATTGCAAAAACGATTGTCAATTTGATCGGTTCAAAAAATGCCATGTTAACCGTTGTGCTTTTGGGCGCAATTTTAACTTACAGCGGTGTGAGTTTATTTGTGGTGGTGTTTGCTGTTTATCCATTTGCAAACCAATTGTTTAGACAAGCCAATATTCCAAAGCGCTTGATTCCTGGAACAATCGCTCTAGGTGCATTTACTTTCACTATGGATGCCTTACCAGGTACACCGCAGATCCAAAATGTCATCCCAACGACATTTTTTGGAACCAATATTTATGCAGCACCAATGTTGGGGATTATTGGTGCAATATTCATTTTGGTTGCAGGTTTAAGCTATTTGGAATGGCGTCGTCGTGTTGCGGCTCGAAATGGTGATGGCTATGCATCTGGGGTGACGTTGACTGCGGCAGAGTTGCAACAATTGGATGCAGAAACTGACCCAACATCGAATGGTTCATTTGCACGCCAATTCTTGGCTTTTGTTCCGCTGATCTTGGTTGCCGTGACCAATAAATATTTATCGACAGCCATTAAAGAGTGGTACCCAAATGGCTTTGATTTTAATGCGATTGGGCTGGCTGCTTATAGTGTAGATGTCGCAAAAACCTCCGCGATTTGGGCTGTCGGTTTGGCTTTAATGGTCGGAATTTTAACGGCAATACTTTACGATTTTCGCCGTGTATATAACAACTTTAAAGAAGGCGTGAATGCCAGTATCAGTGGTTCTTTATTGGCTGTAATGAATACTGCGTCTGAATATGGTTTTGGGGCAATCATTGCAGCATTACCCGGCTTTGTGATTATTAGTCAGGCATTGGGACATACTTTTACGAATCCATTGGTGAATGGTGCGGTGACAACAACCGTCTTGGCAGGTGTAACCGGTTCTGCTTCAGGTGGGATGAGTATTGCCTTAAGTGCAATGGCTGAACAATATAATGCTGCGATTTTGACCATGGGGATTCCACCGGAAGTAATGCATCGTGTTGTATCTATGGCTTCAGGCGGGATGGATACCTTACCGCATAATGGTGCTGTGATTACTTTGCTTGCAGTTACAGGATTAACTCACAAGCAGTCTTATAAAGATATTTTCGCAATTACCCTGATAAAAACGATGGCTGTATTTATTGTGATTGCCGCATTTACTTGGTTTGGTATTGTTTAA
- a CDS encoding dioxygenase family protein yields the protein MQLQTLPGLFISHGSPMLAINPEQVGPALERLSLNLPQPKAIVVMSAHWESDALEVSTAARPETWHDFRGFPQELYEIRYPAPGQPELAEQILRMFADAQLSAHANSTRPRDHGVWTPLVHMYPTAEIPVIEISIPRHSTAQSLYAIGQCLATLRQQQILIIGSGSITHNLSELSWNADQAVVPIWASTFRNTVVSKLNNSQFDDVLDFNTLPYLNKNHPSLEHLAPLFFAMGTGPRFSIVHSSFSMGSLGMDIYRFD from the coding sequence ATGCAATTACAAACACTTCCGGGATTATTCATTTCCCATGGCTCCCCAATGTTGGCGATTAACCCAGAACAAGTGGGTCCAGCTTTGGAACGTCTTAGCTTGAACTTGCCACAACCTAAAGCGATTGTGGTGATGTCAGCACACTGGGAAAGTGATGCACTTGAAGTCAGTACAGCTGCGCGTCCAGAAACTTGGCACGATTTCAGAGGTTTCCCACAAGAACTCTATGAAATTCGTTACCCTGCCCCTGGACAGCCAGAACTTGCCGAACAAATCTTGCGTATGTTTGCTGATGCTCAACTTAGCGCACATGCAAACAGCACTCGCCCGCGTGACCACGGAGTTTGGACCCCTTTGGTACATATGTACCCAACGGCTGAAATACCCGTAATTGAAATTTCCATTCCACGTCACAGTACAGCACAATCCCTGTATGCCATTGGCCAATGCCTCGCAACATTACGCCAGCAACAAATATTAATCATTGGCTCAGGTAGTATTACCCATAACTTAAGTGAATTGAGCTGGAATGCAGATCAAGCAGTCGTACCCATCTGGGCATCTACTTTTAGAAATACAGTGGTAAGCAAATTAAATAACAGTCAATTTGATGATGTTCTCGATTTCAATACATTGCCCTATCTCAATAAAAATCATCCAAGTTTAGAGCATCTTGCGCCCTTATTTTTTGCAATGGGAACAGGCCCGCGCTTTAGTATTGTGCACAGTAGTTTTTCAATGGGATCATTGGGTATGGATATTTATCGCTTTGACTAA
- the nth gene encoding endonuclease III: MAIKNMTKKQVQTFFERLREQRPHPTTELNFSNPFELLVAVTLSAQATDLSVNKATDKLFPIANTPEAIYALGVDGLKSYIRTIGLYNTKAENVIKTCKILIDKHHSQVPDNRADLEALPGVGRKTANVVLNTAFGQPAMAVDTHIFRLGNRTGLAIGKNVLEVEHRLMKVIPKEFLLDSHHWLILHGRYCCIARKPKCNECVVSDVCQWPDRFEFGAARPMKIVKATT, translated from the coding sequence ATGGCAATTAAAAATATGACCAAAAAACAAGTGCAGACTTTTTTTGAACGACTGCGCGAGCAACGTCCACATCCGACAACTGAACTGAATTTTTCTAATCCATTTGAGTTGTTGGTTGCCGTTACGCTATCGGCCCAAGCCACGGACTTGAGTGTCAATAAAGCGACAGATAAGCTATTTCCAATCGCCAATACCCCTGAAGCCATTTATGCACTCGGTGTTGATGGCTTAAAAAGCTATATCAGAACCATTGGGCTGTATAATACCAAAGCTGAAAATGTCATTAAAACCTGTAAAATTTTAATCGATAAGCATCACAGCCAAGTACCTGATAATCGTGCAGATCTAGAAGCACTGCCCGGCGTTGGTCGTAAGACTGCAAATGTCGTGTTGAATACCGCCTTTGGGCAACCTGCTATGGCCGTTGACACCCATATTTTCCGCTTGGGTAATCGTACAGGCCTTGCCATTGGTAAAAATGTACTTGAAGTTGAACATCGTTTAATGAAGGTCATTCCCAAGGAGTTTCTGCTGGACTCACATCACTGGCTGATCTTACATGGTCGCTACTGTTGTATCGCAAGAAAACCCAAATGCAATGAATGTGTGGTGTCTGACGTTTGTCAGTGGCCTGATCGTTTTGAGTTTGGTGCTGCACGCCCAATGAAAATTGTGAAAGCTACCACGTAG